A section of the Acidobacterium capsulatum ATCC 51196 genome encodes:
- a CDS encoding Ca2+-dependent phosphoinositide-specific phospholipase C has product MVFLLDQKSVGPAYLAGHPSLRGRVLFTNATPGQPDAAFIEQNSASASQINALSKRDIGARPRPLQDTC; this is encoded by the coding sequence GTGGTCTTTCTGCTTGACCAGAAGAGCGTCGGGCCGGCCTACCTGGCAGGACATCCTTCACTGCGCGGTCGCGTGCTCTTTACCAATGCCACGCCCGGCCAGCCGGACGCCGCATTCATTGAACAGAACAGTGCATCTGCCTCGCAAATCAATGCCCTGTCAAAAAGGGATATAGGTGCGCGGCCTCGGCCACTTCAAGACACTTGCTGA